A window of Caldilineales bacterium contains these coding sequences:
- the prmA gene encoding 50S ribosomal protein L11 methyltransferase, translating into MSNLLELYLPVRTRQADAEAVTAAAELLAQHIPGGVVVEQTGFGEYGETEAVQVAIRAFVEDDPGWLARLQALAQALAALPTAESYGEIAIRPLAERDWTEAWKQHYTPLRAGERLVISPTWTQPETKPGDIVIRLDPGMAFGTGGHPSTRLILALLERYLRPGDRVLDVGVGSGILAIAACKLGAADVLATDIDPVAVRVAAENARLNQVAEAIRVEAGSVPAAGVFDLILANILADVVAELLLHEDLAERLAPGGVLLLAGIIDHRRHLVDLALAARGLGLVDSRRDGDWWALVAREE; encoded by the coding sequence ATGTCCAATCTGCTCGAACTCTACCTGCCGGTGCGTACGCGGCAAGCTGATGCCGAGGCCGTGACCGCCGCAGCCGAACTGCTGGCGCAGCATATCCCCGGCGGGGTGGTGGTGGAACAGACCGGTTTTGGCGAATATGGCGAGACCGAGGCGGTGCAGGTGGCGATCCGGGCCTTTGTGGAGGACGACCCGGGCTGGCTGGCCCGGCTGCAAGCCCTGGCCCAGGCCCTGGCTGCCCTCCCCACCGCCGAAAGCTACGGCGAGATCGCCATCCGCCCCCTGGCCGAACGAGACTGGACCGAAGCCTGGAAACAGCACTACACGCCCCTGCGGGCAGGCGAGCGGCTGGTCATCTCGCCCACCTGGACGCAGCCGGAGACGAAACCCGGCGACATCGTCATCCGGCTCGACCCCGGCATGGCTTTTGGCACTGGCGGCCACCCCTCCACCCGTCTCATCCTGGCCCTGCTGGAGCGCTACCTGCGCCCCGGCGACCGCGTGCTGGATGTGGGCGTCGGCTCCGGCATCCTGGCCATCGCCGCCTGCAAGTTGGGCGCGGCTGATGTGCTGGCCACCGACATCGACCCCGTGGCCGTGCGCGTGGCCGCCGAAAACGCGCGCTTGAACCAGGTCGCCGAGGCAATCCGGGTCGAGGCCGGCTCGGTCCCCGCCGCCGGCGTCTTCGACCTCATCCTGGCCAACATCCTGGCCGATGTGGTGGCCGAGCTGCTGCTGCACGAAGACCTGGCCGAGCGTCTGGCTCCCGGCGGGGTGCTGCTCCTGGCCGGGATCATCGACCACCGCCGGCATCTGGTCGATCTGGCGCTGGCTGCGCGCGGGCTGGGCCTGGTCGATTCGCGGCGCGACGGCGACTGGTGGGCGCTGGTTGCACGGGAGGAATGA
- a CDS encoding ABC-F family ATP-binding cassette domain-containing protein: protein MSLLTAHRLAMSYGPLDVFEGVDLAVANGDRIGLVGPNGEGKTTLLRILAGQLQPTAGAVHRRRGLRIGYLPQDPPPPGDKTLWDDLLEVFAGLRAEEAALRDLEAQMADPDHGEAALALYAERQHRFELAGGYDYPLRIQQTLTGLGFRPDQFDLPLNFLSGGQRTRGLLARLLLEKPDLLLLDEPTNHLDLNAVEWLEDALLGWEGAMILVAHDRYFLDRVATKTWEMAWGELTAYRGNYSHYVIQREDRLERLRKDYEAQQEFIAKEEDYIRRNLAGQNTRQAQGRRTRLERLLAADRLAAPRHRHRLNLAFQNRLRSGTLVLATSGLVAGYHARPTPVSSMDRSGGIAYTGNGPIQPEDTVLFSAEDVLLKRGERVGVIGPNGAGKTTFVRTLLGQIPPLAGELRLGASLRPGYLAQVQAALKPEWTALDALTDADPRLLPAEARHILARYLFTDDDVFKTVDTLSGGQRSRLALARLSRQQANFLVLDEPTNHLDIESQEVLEAMLAEFNGTVLLVSHDRYLIDAIATQVWAIQGGRMRAYEGNYSSYLAARAAEAAQQSSAEVARTESQQQRERSREERRKRREDEKRQAEAAAVESEIETLENQLAEIGEALARASHAQRLGEVQALGERYVDVEQQLHQLLESWAEMA, encoded by the coding sequence ATGTCCCTCCTCACCGCTCACCGCCTGGCCATGTCCTACGGCCCCCTCGATGTCTTCGAGGGGGTCGATCTTGCTGTGGCCAACGGCGACCGCATCGGTTTGGTCGGCCCCAATGGCGAGGGCAAAACCACCCTCCTCCGCATCCTGGCCGGGCAACTCCAGCCCACGGCCGGGGCCGTCCACCGCCGCCGGGGCCTGCGCATCGGCTACCTGCCCCAGGACCCGCCCCCGCCCGGCGACAAAACCCTGTGGGACGACCTGCTCGAAGTCTTCGCCGGCTTGCGGGCCGAAGAAGCCGCCCTGCGCGACCTGGAGGCGCAGATGGCCGACCCCGACCACGGCGAGGCGGCCCTGGCCCTCTATGCCGAACGCCAGCATCGCTTCGAGTTGGCCGGCGGCTACGACTATCCCCTGCGCATCCAGCAGACGCTCACCGGGCTGGGCTTCCGGCCCGACCAGTTCGACCTGCCCCTCAACTTCCTCAGCGGCGGCCAACGCACCCGCGGCCTCCTGGCCCGGCTGCTGCTGGAAAAACCCGACCTGCTCCTGCTCGACGAACCCACCAACCACCTCGACCTCAATGCCGTCGAATGGCTGGAGGACGCCCTCCTGGGCTGGGAAGGCGCCATGATCCTGGTCGCACACGACCGCTATTTTCTGGATCGGGTGGCCACCAAGACCTGGGAGATGGCCTGGGGCGAATTGACGGCCTACCGCGGCAACTACAGCCATTACGTCATCCAGCGTGAAGATCGGCTGGAACGGCTGCGCAAAGATTACGAGGCGCAGCAGGAATTCATCGCCAAAGAAGAGGACTACATCCGCCGCAACCTGGCCGGGCAGAACACCCGCCAGGCCCAGGGCCGGCGCACCCGGCTGGAACGCCTGCTGGCGGCCGACCGGCTGGCTGCGCCCCGCCATCGACATCGCCTCAACCTGGCCTTCCAGAATCGGCTGCGCAGCGGCACGCTGGTGCTGGCCACCTCCGGCCTGGTGGCCGGCTATCACGCCCGGCCCACACCGGTGAGCAGCATGGATCGATCGGGCGGCATCGCCTACACTGGCAACGGCCCCATCCAGCCCGAAGACACGGTGCTGTTCTCGGCCGAGGATGTGCTGCTGAAGCGCGGCGAGCGTGTGGGCGTCATCGGCCCCAACGGCGCCGGCAAGACGACCTTCGTCAGGACGCTGCTGGGGCAGATCCCGCCCCTGGCCGGAGAACTGCGGCTGGGCGCCAGCCTGCGGCCCGGCTATCTGGCCCAGGTGCAGGCCGCCCTCAAACCAGAGTGGACGGCGCTCGATGCCTTGACCGACGCCGACCCCCGCCTCCTCCCCGCCGAGGCGCGGCACATCCTCGCCCGCTATCTCTTCACCGACGACGATGTCTTCAAAACCGTGGACACACTCAGCGGTGGGCAGCGCAGCCGCCTGGCCCTGGCCCGCCTCAGCCGCCAGCAGGCCAACTTCCTGGTGTTGGACGAACCGACCAACCACCTGGATATCGAGTCGCAGGAAGTGCTGGAGGCGATGCTGGCCGAGTTCAACGGCACGGTGCTGCTGGTCTCGCACGACCGCTATCTGATCGACGCCATCGCCACCCAGGTGTGGGCCATCCAGGGCGGGCGGATGCGGGCCTACGAGGGCAATTACTCGTCCTATCTGGCCGCCCGCGCCGCCGAAGCGGCGCAGCAGTCGTCAGCCGAGGTCGCCCGCACCGAATCGCAACAGCAGCGCGAACGCTCGCGCGAGGAGCGGCGCAAACGGCGGGAAGATGAAAAACGCCAGGCCGAGGCCGCCGCGGTCGAATCCGAGATCGAAACCCTGGAAAACCAACTGGCCGAGATCGGCGAGGCCCTGGCCCGCGCCAGCCATGCCCAACGCCTGGGCGAGGTACAGGCCCTGGGCGAGCGCTACGTCGATGTCGAGCAGCAACTTCACCAGCTGCTTGAAAGCTGGGCCGAAATGGCCTGA
- a CDS encoding WD40 repeat domain-containing protein, whose protein sequence is MAALSFAGSGEDILAAYCLSGSIVRWQLGDNQRLVDALNVEPFGCSSVAFDQAGKLAAVGGGSIPPTQAAGYAVSFKGGRLWDLEQRKLKFKSRDLSLVDVLISPDGKWYVEVTQAGPDVYETSMGDDLVYGYVWMGEPWTAAGIDSTGEWVAYASADGRIDIEPTTSSRGREGRGGILGLDRAEPTLDIAFDPFHRYVATVTTNTFALWELRNWDSLVLEQALANPTSLGDVTFSPDGKLLAVATAAGWQIWSVKDRQLLLENPQATYALAFSPDGRLFAWGDANGVVHIWGAPDQGAS, encoded by the coding sequence GTGGCGGCATTGTCTTTCGCCGGCTCCGGCGAGGATATCCTGGCAGCTTACTGCCTATCCGGCTCTATCGTGCGATGGCAGTTGGGCGACAATCAGCGTCTGGTGGATGCTCTGAATGTCGAGCCTTTTGGCTGTTCGTCGGTAGCGTTCGACCAGGCAGGAAAACTGGCGGCGGTAGGCGGCGGCAGCATTCCGCCTACACAGGCGGCCGGTTATGCGGTGAGCTTCAAGGGAGGACGGCTATGGGACCTGGAGCAACGAAAACTCAAATTCAAGTCAAGGGATTTATCCCTTGTAGATGTACTAATCAGCCCCGATGGCAAATGGTATGTCGAGGTGACGCAGGCAGGTCCAGATGTCTACGAAACAAGCATGGGGGATGACCTGGTGTATGGTTATGTCTGGATGGGGGAACCATGGACTGCTGCCGGCATCGATTCGACCGGCGAATGGGTGGCCTATGCCTCGGCTGACGGTAGGATTGATATCGAGCCAACCACATCAAGCCGGGGAAGAGAGGGGCGTGGGGGGATTCTCGGTCTGGACAGAGCAGAACCGACCCTCGACATCGCCTTCGATCCCTTTCATCGTTATGTTGCCACTGTTACGACGAACACTTTCGCGCTGTGGGAACTCCGCAATTGGGATAGCCTTGTTCTGGAGCAGGCGCTCGCAAACCCGACATCTCTTGGTGACGTGACCTTCAGCCCAGATGGAAAGCTACTGGCCGTGGCGACGGCAGCTGGCTGGCAGATCTGGTCGGTCAAGGATAGGCAATTGCTGCTGGAGAACCCGCAGGCGACGTACGCTCTCGCCTTCAGCCCCGACGGACGCCTTTTTGCCTGGGGAGACGCCAACGGAGTAGTGCACATCTGGGGAGCGCCTGACCAGGGGGCATCATGA
- a CDS encoding 16S rRNA (uracil(1498)-N(3))-methyltransferase — MHRFFVSPSSIRGQQVRFGPDQAHQIRSVLRLRSGDEVEVLDGEGGRYRAGLQFSGKSEVSGQIVLTLPAGAEPAGDLILCQAIARGERFEWVLQKGVELGVTHFQPIITRRTVRRSPGDGQHQRWERIIREAAEQSLRGRLPQLLPEIGFEQALAQRRGLGLMPATSAARPIRQALGAAGWPLTLFIGPEGGFDPAEIEAAAGAGVELVGLGPRVLRTETAAVVLLALVAAQLGEMDRPAPYWEANEVTSRDFAASKEP, encoded by the coding sequence ATGCATCGCTTCTTCGTCTCCCCCTCTTCAATTCGCGGCCAACAGGTGCGCTTTGGCCCCGACCAGGCGCACCAGATCCGCAGCGTCCTGCGTTTGCGCAGCGGCGACGAGGTGGAGGTGCTGGATGGCGAGGGCGGGCGCTACCGGGCGGGCTTGCAGTTCAGCGGCAAGAGCGAGGTGTCCGGCCAGATCGTGCTGACCCTGCCTGCGGGCGCGGAACCGGCCGGCGATCTCATCCTCTGCCAGGCCATCGCCCGCGGCGAACGTTTCGAGTGGGTGCTGCAAAAAGGCGTCGAGTTGGGCGTGACCCATTTCCAGCCCATCATCACCCGCCGCACGGTGCGCCGCTCACCGGGCGACGGCCAGCACCAACGCTGGGAGCGGATCATCCGCGAGGCGGCCGAGCAGAGCCTGCGCGGGCGGTTGCCGCAACTGCTGCCGGAGATCGGCTTCGAGCAGGCGCTGGCGCAACGGCGGGGTCTGGGCCTGATGCCCGCCACCTCGGCCGCCCGGCCCATCCGCCAGGCGCTGGGCGCGGCGGGCTGGCCCCTGACGCTGTTCATCGGCCCGGAAGGCGGCTTCGACCCGGCCGAGATCGAGGCGGCGGCGGGGGCGGGGGTCGAACTGGTGGGGCTTGGCCCGCGCGTCCTCCGCACCGAGACGGCCGCCGTCGTCTTGCTGGCGCTCGTCGCCGCCCAACTGGGCGAGATGGATCGTCCCGCCCCCTATTGGGAGGCGAACGAGGTAACATCGCGCGATTTTGCCGCGTCCAAAGAACCGTAA
- a CDS encoding HAMP domain-containing protein, protein MELTITEKRPLSMRLPMRYLAGVLVTLALALSFFYLLMRPSMLDLQAMALFLAITAGISLAAGYLAYRFGLIHRSPSLRWTLLGSWALAGALTFLNVWLTARLMFASQHDLRLATVLLLFAGGIAMSLGYFLAAALTDSIAQLTAGAQAVARGQLDVRVPVAGRNEMAELAASFNEMAAQLQTTDQERRDLEAMRRNLVAWAGHDLRTPLASVQAIIEALADGMVEDADTQQRYLRTARRDVQALATLIDDLFDLAQFDAGRLLLDRHPTPIADLVSNTIERYAELAARHQVALAGDAGPDLIADLDAQKIERVLTNLVGNALRHTPAGGRVQVRATAAAGQVEIEVIDTGEGIGAEDLPHVFDQFYRGEKSRSRTTGGAGLGLAIARRIVEAHGGRIWAESRAGEGARFVVRLPAVQAA, encoded by the coding sequence ATGGAACTAACCATTACCGAGAAACGCCCGCTTTCGATGCGGTTGCCGATGCGATACCTGGCGGGGGTGCTGGTCACGCTGGCGCTGGCGCTGAGCTTTTTCTATCTGCTCATGCGGCCGTCGATGCTGGATTTGCAGGCGATGGCGCTGTTTCTGGCCATCACGGCCGGGATTTCGCTGGCCGCTGGCTATCTGGCCTATCGTTTCGGGCTGATCCATCGCTCGCCCAGCCTGCGTTGGACGCTGCTGGGGAGCTGGGCGCTGGCCGGGGCGCTCACGTTCCTCAATGTCTGGCTGACGGCGCGGCTGATGTTCGCCAGCCAGCACGATCTGCGGTTGGCGACGGTGCTGCTGCTTTTTGCCGGGGGCATCGCCATGTCGTTGGGCTATTTCCTGGCCGCGGCGCTGACCGACAGCATCGCCCAACTGACGGCGGGTGCGCAGGCGGTGGCCAGGGGGCAGTTGGATGTGCGGGTGCCGGTAGCCGGTCGCAACGAGATGGCCGAATTGGCCGCTTCGTTCAATGAGATGGCGGCGCAGCTTCAGACCACCGACCAGGAGCGCCGCGACCTGGAGGCGATGCGTCGCAACCTGGTGGCCTGGGCCGGCCATGACCTGCGCACGCCGCTGGCCTCGGTGCAGGCCATCATCGAGGCGCTGGCCGATGGCATGGTGGAGGATGCTGACACCCAACAACGTTATCTGCGCACGGCCCGGCGCGATGTCCAGGCATTGGCAACCTTGATCGATGATCTCTTCGACCTGGCCCAGTTCGACGCCGGCCGGCTTCTGCTCGACCGCCACCCCACCCCCATCGCCGACCTGGTCTCGAACACCATCGAACGCTACGCCGAGCTGGCCGCCCGCCACCAGGTGGCGCTGGCAGGCGACGCCGGCCCGGACCTGATCGCCGACCTGGATGCGCAGAAGATCGAGCGCGTGCTGACCAACCTGGTGGGCAATGCCCTGCGCCACACCCCGGCCGGGGGGCGGGTGCAGGTGCGGGCCACAGCCGCAGCCGGGCAGGTGGAGATCGAGGTCATCGACACGGGCGAGGGCATCGGGGCCGAGGATTTGCCACACGTCTTCGACCAGTTCTACCGGGGCGAGAAGTCGCGCAGCCGCACGACGGGCGGGGCCGGGTTGGGGCTGGCCATCGCCCGCCGCATCGTCGAGGCGCACGGCGGCCGCATCTGGGCCGAAAGCCGGGCGGGGGAGGGGGCGAGGTTCGTGGTCAGGTTGCCGGCGGTGCAGGCTGCGTAG
- a CDS encoding response regulator transcription factor: protein MDRPHILVVEDEPSIAEVVSLYLKRGGYDVTVLRDGETALNWLAASHPDLVVLDLMLPHVDGLEITRWLRAHSDTPIIMLTARREETDRILGLEMGADDYVVKPFSPRELVSRVKAVLRRTQGAPTASGEAAIVFADLQIDPKTRLATVRGEEKTLTAKEFDLLWWLARHPRQVFNRDQLLDQVWGISEYIDPSTVTVHIRRLREKLEADPSNPRHLLTVWGVGYKFEP from the coding sequence ATGGACCGCCCCCACATCCTCGTCGTCGAAGACGAACCCAGCATCGCCGAAGTCGTCAGCCTCTACCTCAAGCGCGGGGGCTATGATGTGACCGTGCTGCGCGATGGCGAGACGGCGCTCAACTGGCTGGCGGCCTCGCACCCCGACCTGGTGGTGCTGGACTTGATGCTGCCGCATGTCGATGGCCTCGAGATCACGCGCTGGCTGCGGGCGCACAGCGACACCCCCATCATCATGCTCACCGCCCGCCGCGAGGAGACCGACCGCATCCTGGGTCTGGAAATGGGGGCTGATGATTATGTCGTCAAGCCCTTCAGCCCGCGCGAGTTGGTCAGCCGCGTCAAGGCGGTGCTGCGGCGGACGCAGGGGGCGCCGACCGCCAGCGGTGAAGCGGCCATCGTTTTTGCGGACCTGCAAATCGACCCCAAGACGCGGCTTGCCACCGTGCGCGGCGAAGAAAAAACCCTGACCGCCAAGGAATTCGACCTGCTGTGGTGGCTGGCCCGGCATCCGCGGCAGGTCTTCAACCGCGACCAACTGCTCGACCAGGTGTGGGGGATCAGCGAGTACATCGACCCCAGCACCGTCACCGTCCACATCCGCCGCCTGCGCGAGAAGCTGGAGGCCGACCCCTCGAACCCGCGCCATCTCCTGACGGTGTGGGGGGTGGGGTATAAGTTCGAGCCGTGA
- the trxB gene encoding thioredoxin-disulfide reductase: MSIENVIIIGSGPAGFSAGIYTGRAQLNPLIITGNEIGGQVAITYEVENYPGFPASLSGPELVEKFQEQAQKFGARIEYDYVNEVDFSQHPFLVKTQGGQSYQARSVIVATGATPRKLHIPGEEELTGRGVSYCATCDGFFFRGKEVVVVGGGDSAIEEALFLTRFATKVTIIHRRDELRASKILQSRAFSNEKIQFLWDSTVSSIEAGPSGAVQAIVVENVRTGKKDVFPTEGVFIFIGHEPNGWMFEGQLEMENGYIATNRRMHSSVPGVFAAGEIQDDYFRQVATSAGQGVMAAMEAEKFLAALEATDYDTFRIVIPAEELIPA, encoded by the coding sequence ATGTCTATCGAAAACGTCATCATCATTGGCAGCGGCCCCGCCGGTTTTTCGGCCGGCATCTATACTGGGCGCGCCCAACTCAATCCCCTCATCATCACCGGCAACGAGATCGGCGGCCAGGTAGCCATTACTTACGAAGTCGAGAACTATCCCGGCTTCCCGGCCAGCCTCTCTGGCCCCGAGCTGGTGGAGAAATTCCAGGAGCAGGCGCAGAAGTTCGGCGCCCGCATCGAATACGATTATGTCAACGAAGTCGATTTCAGCCAGCATCCCTTCCTCGTCAAGACGCAGGGCGGGCAGAGCTACCAGGCCCGAAGCGTGATCGTGGCCACGGGCGCCACCCCGCGCAAGCTGCACATCCCTGGCGAAGAGGAACTGACCGGTCGCGGCGTCAGCTACTGCGCCACCTGCGACGGCTTTTTCTTCCGGGGCAAAGAGGTGGTGGTGGTGGGCGGCGGCGATAGCGCCATCGAGGAAGCGCTGTTCCTGACCCGCTTCGCCACCAAAGTGACGATCATCCACCGCCGCGATGAGTTGCGGGCCAGCAAGATCCTGCAAAGCCGGGCTTTCAGCAACGAAAAGATCCAGTTTCTGTGGGATAGCACTGTTTCCAGCATCGAGGCCGGGCCGAGCGGGGCGGTGCAAGCGATCGTGGTCGAGAATGTGAGGACGGGCAAAAAGGATGTCTTCCCCACCGAGGGCGTGTTCATCTTCATCGGCCATGAGCCGAACGGCTGGATGTTCGAGGGCCAGTTGGAGATGGAGAACGGCTATATCGCCACCAACCGGCGGATGCATAGCAGCGTGCCGGGCGTGTTTGCCGCCGGCGAGATCCAGGACGACTACTTCCGGCAGGTGGCCACCAGCGCCGGGCAGGGGGTGATGGCGGCGATGGAGGCCGAGAAGTTTCTGGCCGCGCTGGAAGCGACCGACTACGACACCTTCCGCATCGTCATCCCGGCCGAGGAACTCATCCCGGCCTGA
- the coaE gene encoding dephospho-CoA kinase (Dephospho-CoA kinase (CoaE) performs the final step in coenzyme A biosynthesis.) — MKDTLIIGLTGNIGTGKTTVLKLLRAYGACTIDADDVAHEVIQPGQPAHAQVVAAFGQEILDDSGIIDRKRLGQIVFNDPNKLARLEHLIHPAIIARINALIEAANEAVVVIEAIKLLEAGMAATLCDQVWVVTSPVEQQIERLMAERGMTRAAALARLSSQSPQSFKVSQADVVIDNSGSLAQLERQVQAAWQRLPLFVPA, encoded by the coding sequence ATGAAAGACACCCTCATCATCGGTCTGACCGGCAACATCGGCACCGGCAAGACCACCGTCCTCAAGCTGCTGCGCGCCTATGGCGCCTGCACCATCGACGCCGACGATGTCGCCCACGAGGTCATCCAACCCGGCCAACCGGCCCATGCCCAGGTCGTGGCCGCCTTCGGCCAGGAAATCTTGGATGACAGCGGCATCATCGACCGCAAACGCCTGGGCCAGATCGTCTTCAACGACCCCAACAAGCTGGCGCGGTTGGAGCACCTCATCCACCCCGCCATTATCGCCCGCATCAACGCCCTGATCGAGGCCGCCAACGAAGCGGTCGTCGTCATCGAGGCGATCAAATTGCTGGAGGCCGGGATGGCGGCCACTCTGTGCGACCAGGTCTGGGTCGTCACCTCGCCGGTCGAGCAGCAGATCGAGCGGCTGATGGCCGAGCGTGGGATGACCCGCGCCGCCGCCCTCGCCCGCCTCTCCAGCCAAAGCCCGCAATCGTTCAAAGTCAGCCAGGCCGATGTCGTCATCGATAACAGCGGTAGCCTGGCCCAACTCGAACGACAGGTGCAGGCCGCCTGGCAACGACTGCCCTTGTTCGTCCCCGCCTGA
- the dnaJ gene encoding molecular chaperone DnaJ, with protein MSTKRDYYEILGVDRKASAEEIKRAYRRLAKQYHPDVYKGGDGDQHFKEINEAHEVLSDPDKRAAYDRFGHAGVSGAAGAGPGGPGAGFPDITDIFTEFFGGGFGGFARGPQRGPVRGADLRYNLTIEFEEAVMGAEKEIEITREESCPRCTGTGAEPGTSPIRCPTCNGSGEVRQRQQTILGTFVNASTCPRCRGEGEIVTTACQQCNGERIVGVSRRLRVKIPPGVDDGTRIRLANEGAAGLRGGPNGNLYVFLNVKAHKYFRRQENDILLDLPVNIAQAVLGAELEAPTLDGPRSVKVPPGSQPGKVLRLKGLGVPHLRGSGRGDMLFTVRVAIPTQLNDEQRRLFEQLAESLGSAADKPEGGFFERMKDALGL; from the coding sequence ATGAGCACGAAACGCGACTACTACGAGATCTTAGGCGTCGACCGCAAAGCCTCGGCCGAGGAGATCAAGCGCGCCTACCGCCGGCTGGCCAAGCAATACCACCCCGATGTCTACAAGGGCGGCGACGGCGACCAGCATTTCAAGGAGATCAACGAGGCGCACGAGGTGCTCAGCGACCCCGACAAGCGCGCCGCCTATGACCGCTTCGGCCATGCCGGGGTGAGCGGGGCCGCCGGGGCCGGGCCAGGCGGGCCGGGCGCGGGCTTCCCCGACATCACCGACATCTTCACCGAGTTCTTCGGCGGCGGCTTTGGCGGCTTTGCCCGCGGCCCGCAACGCGGCCCGGTGCGCGGGGCCGACCTGCGCTACAACCTGACGATCGAGTTCGAAGAAGCCGTGATGGGGGCAGAGAAGGAGATCGAGATCACCCGCGAGGAGAGCTGCCCCCGCTGCACCGGCACAGGCGCCGAGCCGGGCACCTCGCCCATTCGCTGCCCCACCTGCAACGGCAGCGGCGAGGTGCGCCAGCGCCAACAGACCATCCTGGGCACCTTCGTCAACGCCAGCACCTGCCCGCGCTGCCGCGGCGAGGGCGAGATCGTCACCACCGCCTGCCAGCAGTGCAACGGCGAGCGCATCGTGGGGGTCAGCCGGCGGCTGCGGGTCAAGATTCCGCCCGGCGTCGATGACGGCACCCGCATCCGCCTGGCCAACGAAGGCGCGGCCGGGCTGCGCGGCGGGCCGAACGGCAATCTCTACGTCTTCCTCAACGTCAAGGCGCACAAATATTTCCGCCGCCAGGAGAACGACATCCTCCTCGACCTGCCGGTGAACATCGCCCAGGCTGTGTTGGGGGCCGAACTGGAGGCGCCCACGCTGGATGGCCCCCGCTCCGTCAAAGTGCCGCCAGGCTCGCAGCCGGGCAAAGTGCTGCGGCTGAAAGGCCTGGGCGTGCCCCACCTGCGCGGCAGCGGTCGTGGCGACATGCTGTTCACCGTCCGGGTGGCCATCCCCACCCAATTGAACGACGAACAGCGGCGGCTCTTCGAGCAACTGGCCGAAAGCCTGGGCAGCGCCGCCGACAAACCCGAAGGCGGCTTCTTCGAGCGGATGAAGGACGCGTTGGGTTTGTAA
- a CDS encoding phosphodiester glycosidase family protein, with protein MILRRILILVISIFIAVGIAWLGWRLRIDWLRPERSAYSMELVPGLHYRREARSSPRPLLIHILTVDLHQPGLGVLVTPGNRTERGEISARTTSAFAREFGVQVAINGSFFEPFHAGAWPWDYYPHSGDPVDVTGLAISDGRIYSSADNKHPVLCIVGDRFTLGSLQCPPATTEALAGDRVLVQAGKLSYSERAPALHPRTMVALAPNGNTLWLVIVDGRQTGYSEGVTLTELAEIALELGADSAMSLDGGGSSTLVAAIHGEVRVLNSPIHQDIPMFERPVANHLGVYVSD; from the coding sequence ATGATCCTGCGCCGAATCCTTATTCTTGTCATCTCGATCTTCATAGCGGTGGGGATTGCATGGCTGGGCTGGCGGCTCCGCATCGACTGGCTTCGTCCTGAGCGGAGCGCTTATTCGATGGAGTTGGTTCCGGGCCTTCATTACAGGCGCGAAGCGCGCTCCTCGCCTCGACCACTGCTCATTCACATCCTAACCGTCGACCTCCACCAGCCCGGCCTCGGAGTGCTGGTAACGCCTGGGAATCGGACAGAAAGAGGCGAAATCAGTGCACGCACCACCTCAGCTTTTGCAAGAGAGTTCGGGGTACAGGTTGCCATCAATGGCAGCTTTTTCGAGCCATTTCATGCCGGGGCCTGGCCCTGGGACTATTACCCGCACAGCGGTGATCCCGTCGATGTCACGGGGCTGGCGATTTCCGATGGCCGCATCTATTCGTCAGCTGACAACAAACACCCAGTCCTGTGCATCGTCGGTGATCGTTTTACACTGGGGAGTCTCCAATGCCCCCCTGCCACGACAGAAGCGCTTGCCGGCGACCGTGTCTTGGTGCAGGCGGGCAAGTTGAGCTACAGCGAACGGGCCCCCGCCCTTCATCCGAGAACCATGGTGGCCCTGGCGCCAAATGGCAATACCTTGTGGTTGGTCATTGTTGATGGACGACAGACTGGCTATAGCGAAGGTGTTACGCTGACCGAACTGGCTGAAATCGCCCTGGAACTCGGGGCTGACTCAGCCATGTCGCTCGATGGTGGCGGCTCAAGTACACTCGTCGCCGCGATCCATGGAGAGGTCCGGGTTTTGAATTCACCTATCCACCAGGATATCCCGATGTTCGAAAGACCGGTCGCAAACCATTTGGGCGTCTATGTTTCAGACTAG